TCCTAATTCTGAATTAAATAGGTGCAGAGGCAAAGCTTCACTTGCAGGTAAAGGCTCTAGAGAATTAAGGTCTTCCATATATTTTTCTATGTTATTTGTATCCCAAATATAACTGAAAGATTTTTCTTTTATTTTTTCAGTAGTCATAAACATATTAAGATGTTTCAGCCAATACAAGTCATCCAATGCTAAATATCCATAAGTAGCTGCCATAATAGATAAATCATTTGCATGGGAATCTCCTATTGGAAAGGACTTACCGGTTGGACGCATAGAATAAAGAGAATAATTTAAATTTTGAATGAAACGTTCTTTATAATCTTCACTAACCGGAATGGAATACTTGTTAGCGAGAATGAGTACCAACCCAAACCAATACATGCAACCATTATGATAAGAAGGACACCCTTCTATCTGCCCTCCTTGATCAGTTAATTGATTTTTACTACATCTCATCAATTCGTCATAGGAAAAAACTTTCCATTCCTCACTTTTATTTATCTCCGGAAATAATAAAGCCGTTTCGAATAATCCTAAGCACTCCATCAAATAATGATTATGATCTGCATTGGGCCATAGTTGAGGAGCAACCTCCCTTATAATCTCTGCTTGTTTGTAGATACTTACTAAATATAATTCCAGAATTTCTTCAGTAAATAAATCTGATGAACTTAAATGTTCAATAAGGAGGGGCCACGTTTTATACAAGCGAATTCCACATTCCAAGACTCTCATCGGATGAATGCTGGAGAAAAATTAATTTCTTTTTTACTATAATCTTCTTCTAGAATTCCAGTCACTTCTATCCAGTTTACTAACTCTTCCAATACTTTTACAGCATATTTCTCTTCTCCTGTGTAAGAAAAAGCCTCTAATAAAGGCTGCCAATGGTCCATTCGGTTTAACTGCCAAAGAAATTCATCATATCCATTCATCACTTGAAACCAATCAGGTGGATTCCCAATAAATTTAGGAACGCCCTCCGTTCCAGGCAACAAAAGGTTTCCTTCTAGAATCTCTTCTGCTTTTGATATTGTTTTAGAAACTAGTTCTGGAAGGTGTTCTTGGATTAAATGTGCTTTTTTGTAGTATTTGAATAGAATTTTAAGCGCTTTCTAACATCAGAAACAGTAACATTTTTTTTAAGGATTTCTTCCATTCTTTTCATAATTTTTCCTTTCTTATGCTTAAATAGATATGATTTATATCCTATTATACTAGAATGAGTATTTTAATAGTAGAATGAAAAACTCCCAGTAGATAGACATTTGTCTAACTACTGGGAGAAATAAGAAAAGATATTTTTCTTTTTTATTTTTTAAGCTGTGCTAAATGGAACTCTAAGTGTTCCTCAATGAATGTCGCAATTGTATAGTAGCTGTGATCATGACCGCTTTGCATTCGAAGCATCAGTGGAACATTTTTTTCTTTCGCAGCTGCGACTAATGTATCTGGTTGTAACTCTTTTTTATAAAATGGATCTGCATCCCCTTGATCAATCAAAATCGGAATTTTTCTACCAGAATACTTTCTCATTAATTCTAGCGCATCCCATTCTGCCCATTTTTCTTTCTGATCACCTAAATAATTTTCAAACGCCTTGATTCCCCAAGGAACTTGGCTTGGATTTACAATAGGCGCAAATGCGGTAATGGAGTTGAATCGTTCTGGATTTCGCAATCCTAAAATTAAAGCACCATGTCCTCCCATGGAATGACCTGAAATAAATTCTGGTCCATTCAAAAGGAATTCTGCTCGAATCAATTCAGTCAATTCTTTTGTAAGATAGTCATACATTTGATAGTGACTAGCCCAAGGTTCTTTAGTAGCATTCAAATAGAATCCTGCTCCTTGACCTAAATCATAATCTTCTGAGTTCGCTACTTCTTCTCCTCGTGGGCTTGTATCCGGCATGACCATTGCAATCCCTAATCGTGAAGCAGCTTGTTGGGCACCTGCTTTGTGGGTAAAGTTATCATCATTACAAGTTAATCCTGACAACCACCATAGTACGGGCATTTCAGAGGCATTTCCTTTATTTGGTAAAAACAAACTAAACGTCATTGGACAACCTAGTATTTCAGAGTTATGACGATATTTATACTGTACTCCATCAAAACTACGATGTTCTTCAAGTAATTCTACTTTTGACATTGCAATTCCTCCTTGTTCCATTTATAAACCTGATTACTTATAAGAAAGAACAGTACGAATTGATTCACCTCTATGTAGTAAATCAAAAGCTTCATTAATCTGTTCAAATGGTAAGTTATGTGTGATGAATGGATCTAGTTGAATCTCCCCACGCATCGCTTGTTGTACCATTCCTGGAAGTTCTGAGCGACCTTTTACTCCACCAAAGGCAGAACCGCGCCAAACTCGACCCGTAACTAATTGGAATGGACGAGTAGAAATTTCTTCTCCTGCTCCCGCTACTCCGATAATAACACTTTCGCCCCAGCCTTTGTGACAGCATTCTAAAGCAGAACGCATTACATTTACATTTCCGATACATTCAAAACTGTAGTCGACGCCTCCGTTTGTCAGCTCCACAATCACTTCTTGAACAGGTCGATCATAATCTTTTGGATTTACAAAATCAGTAGCACCCATTTCACGAGCCATTTCAAATTTGTCTGGGTTCGTATCAACTGCAATAATTCTTCCTGCTTTTTGTTGGACAGCTCCTTGAATAACAGCTAAACCAATCGCACCTAGACCGAATACCGCTATTGTGTCACCTTCTACAACTTTTGCTGCATTCGTAACTGCTCCAATTCCTGTTGTAACACCACAACCTAATAGACAAACTTTATCCAAAGGTGCCTCTTTATCAATTTTTGCTAACGAAATTTCTGCAATCACTGTATATTCGCTAAATGTGCTCGTTCCCATGTAATGATAAATAGGCTCTCCTTTATAAGAAAAACGAGTAGTACCGTCCGGCATTAATCCTTTTCCTTGTGTCTCACGAATCGCTTGGCACAAGTTTGTTTTTCCTGATAAACAATATTCACATTCGCCACATTCTGCTGTATATAGTGGGATGACATGGTCTCCTGGTTCTACGGAAGTAACACCTTCGCCTACTTCCACAACAACGCCACCACCTTCATGTCCTAATACACATGGGAAAATCCCCTCTGGATCTGCACCAGACAAGGTATACGCATCGGTATGACAAAGGGCAGTATCAATAATTTTAACTAATACTTCTCCCTTTTTTGGACCTTCTACATCAATTTCTACTATTTCTAGAGGTTTCCCTGGTTCAAAAGCTACTGCTGCACGTGATTTCATATTATAAACCCCTTTATTTTTTTATTTATTTATCTTTTTTTAAGGATACAATCATTTAAATACTATCACTTTTAAAGAATTCATTCAATTTAATGCACTTTATTATGATAAAGAGGTATTTTATAAAGAAAATAAGCATCGAGCATCCTTTCTGTTTAAAGAAAGACTCGACACTTATTTCTATTAGGCGATTACTTACTAGCGACTTCTAATCCTAGCACATCTTCTTTACTATCATGACTTAACCATTCTTCAATTTCTGCATCTGTTCCAAGAACAGAATGGGTTCCTCCAATTAAATGGGGGGTGCCTTTGTCGTAATCAATCGAATTGGTTTCATAGTCATACGTTAGGGCCGTTCGCTTTTTCTCTAGAACTGGATTTGGGTGAGGAATAGCAGAAATTAATGATTTAGTATAAGGATGAACCGGATTCGAAAAAATTTCTTCTGTTGTTCCAGTTTCAATCATGTGCCCCAAGTGAAGAACCCCAATTCGATCAGATATATAGCGTACCATGGACAAGTCATGAGCAATAAATAGATACGCAATATTAGTTTCTTCTTGAATTTCTTTCATCAAATTGACAATTTGTGCTTGAATAGATACATCCAAAGCACTGATTGCTTCATCTGCGATGATCAAATCCGGATTCATAATAAGCGCACGTGCTATCCCCAGACGCTGTCTTTGTCCACCTGAGAATTGACTTGGAAAACGACCTGCAAATTCACGAGATAATCCTACACGTTCCAAAATTTCCATTACACGCTCTGCACGTTCTTGCTTAGTTCCAGCTTTCCCATGAATATCCAATCCATGAGCGACAATGTCCATCACATTTTTACGTGGATTTAAACTAGCCATTGGATCCTGAAATATCATTTGCATTTTTGTACGTAGCATAGAAGAAGTCGTTTGATCCATTTTTCCTGATATATCTTTACCATTAAATTGAATAGTACCATCTGTGAGATCATGCAAGCGAATAACAGAGCGACCAATGGTAGACTTTCCGCTTCCAGATTCTCCAACGAGTCCGTACGTTTCACCAGGATAAATATCAAAGGAAACGCCATCTACCGCTTTTACGGTGTAGTGACGGTTCATTTTAAAATGCTGTTTCAGATTACTTACAGAGAGGAGTGGTTCATTCTGTAATTCCATACATCTGTTCCTCCTTTCGCATACGTTCAATTCGATCTGTTAACTCTATTGGCAATTGATAATCAGGCGATTCATCTTTTAAAAGCCATGTCGCCGCAGAATGTGTGTCTGACACTTTAAACATGGGCGGTTCTTTTACTTTGTCTATTTGTAAGGCGTAAGCATTTCTTGGATAAAACGGATCTCCCATAACTTCTTTGGTCATATTAGGTGGATTTCCTGGAATAGAATACAACTTACTAGTTTTGGTTTCTAAATCAGGCATGGCTAACAGCAATCCCCATGTATAAGGATGTTGTGGATTATAGAAGATATCATCTGTCGTACCTTTTTCTACAATTTTCCCTGCATACATAACATTGACATAGTCAGCTACTTTAGCAACAACACCCAAATCATGAGTAATGTAGATAACAGCTATATTTGTTTTCCTTTGAATATCTTGAATTAATTCTAATATTTTTGCTTGAATGGTTACGTCTAACGCTGTTGTTGGCTCATCACAAATGAGAACATCTGGATCACATGCTAGCGCTGTTGCGATTACAATCCGTTGGCGCATCCCTCCTGATAAATGATGGGGATAACTTTTCATCCGTTCTTCTGGATTCGTGATTCCAACTAGTTCTAAAAGACGAACTGCTTTTTCATGTGCTTCTTCTTTAGGTGTATTGTAATGCGTGCGCATCCCTTCCATAATTTGATTTCCTATACTCATTGTCGGATCTAATGACGTCATAGGATCTTGGAAGACCATCGCAATTTGTTTTCCATTAATGGTTGTTCGCATTTGTTTTTTCGAAAGGTCTAGCAGGTTTTGACTGATTTCTTTATCTTTTTCTTTGTAATCGTATTGAATAGAGCCACTTTCAATAGTCCCATTTTTACTTAAGATTCCCATAATCGCTTTTACGGTTACAGATTTCCCACTACCGGACTCTCCTACAATTGCTACTGTTTCTCCACGATAAACATCAAGATCTACACCACGAACGGCTCTCAATTTGCCACCTGATGTTTTAAAACTGATTGCTAAATCTCTAATTTTAAGTACTTTATCACGTGACATCTTTTACACCTCTTTCAATGTTGGATCCAATGCATCTCGTAGTCCATCTGCCAATAAGTTAAAACTTAGCATCAATAAGCCAAGGATTAAAACTGGTGGGATAATCATATAAAAATGCGTAGTCAACGATTTAAAATTTTCAGAAATAAGTGAGCCTAATGAAGCCATCGGAACGGGAATCCCTATCCCAACAAAAGCTAAAAATGCTTCTGTAAAGATTGCATTCGGAATAGAAAACATCGACATGATCAGTAATTGTGAGAAAATGTTTGGCAATACTTCTTTAAACATAATGGTGATATCTTTTGCTCCCATTGTACGAGCAGCTAAGACGTACTCACTATCTTTTAATTTCAACATCGAAGCTCTTGCGATTCGACTCATTCCAATCCAACCGGTTATAGCAATAGCTAATGTAATACTTAAAAGTCCTGGTTTTAGGATAATAATCAATAACGTTACAACTACTAAGCTTGGAATTCCATTAATAATTTCCAATACCCGTTGCATAACGGTATCAATCGCACCACCATAATAACCAGAAACCATTCCATAGGTCATCCCAAAAAGAACATCTACAATCACCGCTACTAAAGCAATATATAGGGAGATACGTGTCCCCATCCAAGTACGAGTAAATAAATCTCTTCCTAAAACATCAGTACCAAACCAATGATAGACGTCTTCACCGTCTGCTAATGTTTCATATTTATTAACTACTAATTCGCCTGTTGATGTCTTTAGTGTCTCTGATCCATCAAAAATACCTAGATTTTCTATCAAAGGAATCCGTGGTGCCATACTTTCATGGCCACTTATTTGTTGGTCAAATTCATAGCCAGAAAACAATGGACCTGCGAGCGCCATAAAGGAGATAAAAATAATCATCATAAAACCAAAAACAGAACCTTTATTACGAGCAACACGTTTTAGCATTTGTTTCCAATGAGATTCTTCATGAAAGCTTTCTACTTCAAAGGTTGTACTTACTTCTCCGATAAATGTAAAATCTTTTGGTGTTTCTTGCATTGTATTATCCATTTATATCCTCCTTTGCCAAACGGATTCTTGGGTCAAGGACACCGTACATAATATCCACTACAAGCATGATTCCAACATACATGGCACTATAAACAAATGCTAAAGCCAAAATTACGTTGTAATCATTCGATTGAATCGCTTGGATCATTAACTGACCAATCCCTGGAATAGAAAATATTTTTTCAACAACAAGACTACCTGTCATTAAACTGACTACTAAGGGCCCTAAAATCGTAATGATCGAAATAGATGCATTTCTCAAAGAGTGTTTAAAT
The Jeotgalibaca sp. MA1X17-3 genome window above contains:
- a CDS encoding heparinase II/III family protein codes for the protein MLFKYYKKAHLIQEHLPELVSKTISKAEEILEGNLLLPGTEGVPKFIGNPPDWFQVMNGYDEFLWQLNRMDHWQPLLEAFSYTGEEKYAVKVLEELVNWIEVTGILEEDYSKKEINFSPAFIR
- the fghA gene encoding S-formylglutathione hydrolase produces the protein MSKVELLEEHRSFDGVQYKYRHNSEILGCPMTFSLFLPNKGNASEMPVLWWLSGLTCNDDNFTHKAGAQQAASRLGIAMVMPDTSPRGEEVANSEDYDLGQGAGFYLNATKEPWASHYQMYDYLTKELTELIRAEFLLNGPEFISGHSMGGHGALILGLRNPERFNSITAFAPIVNPSQVPWGIKAFENYLGDQKEKWAEWDALELMRKYSGRKIPILIDQGDADPFYKKELQPDTLVAAAKEKNVPLMLRMQSGHDHSYYTIATFIEEHLEFHLAQLKK
- a CDS encoding S-(hydroxymethyl)glutathione dehydrogenase/class III alcohol dehydrogenase — encoded protein: MKSRAAVAFEPGKPLEIVEIDVEGPKKGEVLVKIIDTALCHTDAYTLSGADPEGIFPCVLGHEGGGVVVEVGEGVTSVEPGDHVIPLYTAECGECEYCLSGKTNLCQAIRETQGKGLMPDGTTRFSYKGEPIYHYMGTSTFSEYTVIAEISLAKIDKEAPLDKVCLLGCGVTTGIGAVTNAAKVVEGDTIAVFGLGAIGLAVIQGAVQQKAGRIIAVDTNPDKFEMAREMGATDFVNPKDYDRPVQEVIVELTNGGVDYSFECIGNVNVMRSALECCHKGWGESVIIGVAGAGEEISTRPFQLVTGRVWRGSAFGGVKGRSELPGMVQQAMRGEIQLDPFITHNLPFEQINEAFDLLHRGESIRTVLSYK
- a CDS encoding ABC transporter ATP-binding protein, yielding MELQNEPLLSVSNLKQHFKMNRHYTVKAVDGVSFDIYPGETYGLVGESGSGKSTIGRSVIRLHDLTDGTIQFNGKDISGKMDQTTSSMLRTKMQMIFQDPMASLNPRKNVMDIVAHGLDIHGKAGTKQERAERVMEILERVGLSREFAGRFPSQFSGGQRQRLGIARALIMNPDLIIADEAISALDVSIQAQIVNLMKEIQEETNIAYLFIAHDLSMVRYISDRIGVLHLGHMIETGTTEEIFSNPVHPYTKSLISAIPHPNPVLEKKRTALTYDYETNSIDYDKGTPHLIGGTHSVLGTDAEIEEWLSHDSKEDVLGLEVASK
- a CDS encoding ABC transporter ATP-binding protein; amino-acid sequence: MSRDKVLKIRDLAISFKTSGGKLRAVRGVDLDVYRGETVAIVGESGSGKSVTVKAIMGILSKNGTIESGSIQYDYKEKDKEISQNLLDLSKKQMRTTINGKQIAMVFQDPMTSLDPTMSIGNQIMEGMRTHYNTPKEEAHEKAVRLLELVGITNPEERMKSYPHHLSGGMRQRIVIATALACDPDVLICDEPTTALDVTIQAKILELIQDIQRKTNIAVIYITHDLGVVAKVADYVNVMYAGKIVEKGTTDDIFYNPQHPYTWGLLLAMPDLETKTSKLYSIPGNPPNMTKEVMGDPFYPRNAYALQIDKVKEPPMFKVSDTHSAATWLLKDESPDYQLPIELTDRIERMRKEEQMYGITE
- a CDS encoding ABC transporter permease; the protein is MDNTMQETPKDFTFIGEVSTTFEVESFHEESHWKQMLKRVARNKGSVFGFMMIIFISFMALAGPLFSGYEFDQQISGHESMAPRIPLIENLGIFDGSETLKTSTGELVVNKYETLADGEDVYHWFGTDVLGRDLFTRTWMGTRISLYIALVAVIVDVLFGMTYGMVSGYYGGAIDTVMQRVLEIINGIPSLVVVTLLIIILKPGLLSITLAIAITGWIGMSRIARASMLKLKDSEYVLAARTMGAKDITIMFKEVLPNIFSQLLIMSMFSIPNAIFTEAFLAFVGIGIPVPMASLGSLISENFKSLTTHFYMIIPPVLILGLLMLSFNLLADGLRDALDPTLKEV